The following are encoded together in the Streptomyces rapamycinicus NRRL 5491 genome:
- the trmD gene encoding tRNA (guanosine(37)-N1)-methyltransferase TrmD, translated as MRLDVVTIFPEYLEPLNVSLVGKARARGQLDVRVHDLRAWTHDRHNTVDDTPYGGGPGMVMKPEPWGEALDSIMASGEAEGLVKPTLIVPTPSGRPFTQALAVELAEHPWLVFAPARYEGIDRRVIEEYGELLEVHEVSIGDYVLAGGEAAVLVITEAVARLLPGVLGNAESHRDDSFAPGTMADLLEGPVYTKPPEWRGRSIPEVLISGHHGRVARWRRDEAFRRTSENRPDLIERCDPATLDKHDRAILAELGWEELPGTGGTADGATGGTTGGARFGRPDRAVEE; from the coding sequence ATGAGGCTCGACGTCGTCACGATCTTCCCCGAGTATCTGGAGCCGCTGAACGTCTCGCTGGTCGGCAAGGCCCGTGCCCGCGGTCAGCTCGACGTCCGGGTCCACGATCTGCGCGCCTGGACGCACGACCGGCACAACACGGTCGACGACACCCCGTACGGCGGCGGTCCCGGCATGGTGATGAAGCCCGAGCCCTGGGGCGAGGCGCTTGACTCGATCATGGCGTCGGGCGAGGCCGAGGGGCTGGTCAAGCCCACGCTGATCGTGCCGACCCCTAGCGGCCGTCCGTTCACCCAGGCCCTCGCCGTCGAGCTCGCCGAGCACCCCTGGCTGGTCTTCGCGCCCGCCCGTTACGAGGGCATCGACCGCCGGGTGATCGAGGAGTACGGCGAGCTGCTGGAGGTCCACGAGGTCTCGATCGGCGACTACGTCCTGGCCGGTGGCGAGGCCGCCGTGCTGGTGATCACCGAGGCGGTGGCCCGGCTGCTGCCGGGCGTACTGGGCAACGCCGAGTCGCACCGCGACGACTCCTTCGCCCCCGGCACGATGGCCGACCTCCTGGAGGGGCCCGTCTACACCAAGCCCCCCGAGTGGCGCGGCCGCTCCATCCCGGAGGTGCTGATCAGCGGCCACCACGGCAGGGTCGCCCGCTGGCGCCGGGACGAGGCGTTCCGCCGCACCAGCGAGAACCGCCCCGATCTGATCGAGCGCTGCGACCCGGCGACGCTCGACAAGCACGACCGCGCGATCCTGGCCGAACTGGGCTGGGAGGAGCTCCCCGGGACCGGCGGGACGGCCGACGGAGCAACCGGTGGGACGACCGGTGGGGCCCGATTTGGGCGGCCGGACCGGGCCGTGGAAGAATAG
- the proS gene encoding proline--tRNA ligase — MAKAPVLTPQAEDFPRWYQDVINKAELADNGPVRGTMVIRPYGYGLWERMQQDMDARIKAVGVQNAYFPLFIPQSYLAKEADHVEGFAPELAVVTHGGGKELEEPVVVRPTSETIVNEYFSKWVQSYRDLPLLINQWANVVRWELRPRLFLRTTEFLWQEGHTAHASYEDARAFAARIHREVYARFMEDVLAMDVVLGRKTARERFAGALNTLTLEGMMGDGKALQLGTSHELGQNFARAFHTSYLSKDGEQELVWQTSWGSTTRMVGALVMMHGDDNGLRIPPRLAPVQVVVVAIKGDDAVLAKVREIGELLTAAGVRAHVDDRTDTAFGRRAVDWELKGVPVRVEVGPRDLESGTAMVVRRIPGGKEPVRAELLPELLPKVLEEDQALLLRQARERRKARTTDVTTMEEAAEVAAAGGWARIRWSDLGPEGEAALAERSVSVRCLVTEDGAVPDADDAPGNVAFVARAY; from the coding sequence ATGGCCAAGGCTCCCGTGCTCACCCCCCAGGCGGAGGACTTCCCCCGCTGGTACCAGGACGTGATCAACAAGGCCGAACTGGCCGACAACGGCCCGGTGCGCGGCACCATGGTGATCCGACCGTACGGGTACGGGCTGTGGGAGCGGATGCAGCAGGACATGGACGCCCGCATCAAGGCGGTCGGCGTCCAGAACGCGTACTTCCCGCTCTTCATCCCGCAGTCGTATCTGGCCAAGGAGGCCGATCACGTCGAGGGGTTCGCGCCGGAGCTCGCGGTCGTCACCCATGGCGGCGGTAAGGAGCTCGAGGAGCCGGTCGTCGTCCGGCCCACCTCCGAGACGATCGTCAACGAGTACTTCTCCAAGTGGGTGCAGAGCTACCGCGATCTGCCCCTGCTGATCAACCAGTGGGCCAATGTGGTGCGTTGGGAGCTGCGGCCGCGGCTGTTCCTGCGGACGACCGAGTTCCTGTGGCAGGAGGGCCACACCGCGCACGCGTCGTACGAGGACGCCCGGGCCTTCGCCGCCCGGATCCACCGCGAGGTCTACGCCCGGTTCATGGAGGACGTCCTCGCGATGGACGTGGTCCTGGGCCGCAAGACAGCCCGGGAGCGGTTCGCCGGCGCCCTCAACACCCTCACCCTCGAAGGGATGATGGGCGACGGCAAGGCGCTCCAGCTGGGCACCAGCCACGAGCTCGGCCAGAACTTCGCCCGGGCCTTCCACACCAGCTATCTGTCCAAGGACGGCGAGCAGGAACTGGTCTGGCAGACCTCCTGGGGCAGTACGACCCGGATGGTCGGCGCGCTGGTGATGATGCACGGCGACGACAACGGCCTTCGGATCCCGCCGCGGCTGGCCCCGGTGCAGGTCGTGGTGGTGGCGATCAAGGGCGACGACGCGGTGCTCGCCAAGGTCCGCGAGATCGGCGAACTGCTCACCGCGGCGGGCGTGCGGGCCCATGTCGACGACCGTACGGACACCGCCTTCGGCCGGCGCGCGGTCGACTGGGAGCTCAAGGGCGTGCCGGTGCGGGTCGAGGTCGGCCCGCGCGACCTGGAGAGCGGCACCGCGATGGTGGTCAGGCGGATCCCCGGCGGCAAGGAGCCGGTGCGCGCCGAACTGCTGCCGGAGCTGCTGCCCAAGGTCCTGGAGGAGGACCAGGCGCTGCTGCTGCGGCAGGCCCGTGAGCGCCGTAAGGCGCGCACCACGGACGTGACGACCATGGAGGAGGCCGCCGAGGTCGCGGCGGCGGGCGGCTGGGCCCGCATCCGGTGGTCGGATCTGGGGCCGGAGGGTGAGGCGGCGCTCGCCGAGCGGTCCGTGTCCGTCCGGTGTCTGGTCACCGAGGACGGGGCGGTGCCGGACGCCGACGACGCTCCCGGTAACGTCGCGTTCGTCGCGAGAGCCTACTGA
- the rpsP gene encoding 30S ribosomal protein S16 yields MAVKIKLKRLGKIRSPHYRIVIADSRTRRDGRAIEEIGLYHPVQNPSRIEVDSERVQHWLKVGAQPTEPVLAILKVTGDWQKFKGLPAPAPMKVAEPKADKRALFEAAAKDAGDEPKGEAITPKAKKADKKSDEAAGSAESTASTEA; encoded by the coding sequence GTGGCAGTCAAGATCAAGCTGAAGCGTCTGGGCAAGATCCGGTCGCCTCACTACCGCATCGTCATCGCCGACTCCCGCACCCGCCGTGACGGCCGGGCGATCGAGGAGATCGGTCTGTACCACCCGGTGCAGAACCCGTCGCGCATCGAGGTGGACTCGGAGCGCGTGCAGCACTGGCTGAAGGTCGGCGCGCAGCCGACCGAGCCGGTGCTGGCCATTCTGAAGGTCACCGGCGACTGGCAGAAGTTCAAGGGTCTGCCCGCCCCGGCTCCGATGAAGGTCGCCGAGCCGAAGGCCGACAAGCGCGCGCTGTTCGAGGCGGCCGCCAAGGACGCCGGTGACGAGCCGAAGGGTGAGGCGATCACCCCGAAGGCGAAGAAGGCCGACAAGAAGTCGGACGAGGCGGCCGGGTCCGCCGAGTCCACCGCGTCGACTGAGGCCTGA
- a CDS encoding RNA-binding protein, whose product MLEEALEHLVKGIVDNPDEVQVASRNLRRGRVLEVRVHPDDLGKVIGRNGRTARALRTVVGAIGGRGIRVDLVDVDQVR is encoded by the coding sequence ATGCTCGAGGAGGCCCTCGAGCACCTGGTGAAGGGCATCGTCGACAACCCCGACGAGGTGCAGGTCGCCTCGCGCAACCTGCGGCGCGGGCGGGTGCTCGAGGTCCGGGTGCACCCCGATGACCTCGGTAAGGTGATCGGCCGCAACGGCCGCACCGCACGCGCCCTGCGCACCGTCGTGGGCGCCATCGGCGGCCGTGGGATCCGCGTCGACCTCGTCGACGTCGATCAGGTCCGCTGA
- the lepB gene encoding signal peptidase I, translating into MNTEGQLAERDRSQGSEKEREGRSRSSHASARTGEPPAAGRSPHRLWGWLTGGGRWRRAALLATACAAFVLLVSGFVLQPFLIPSGSMESTLRPGDRVLVNKLAYRFGDDPRRGDVVVFDGAGSFGEEEPSGNPVTGLLREAAAAVGLAEPAESDYVKRVVGIGGDRVTCCDERGRIEVNGQPVDEHYLHPGDSPSRVPFDIVVPEGRLWVMGDHRDASRDSRDYLGAPGGGTVPVDKVIGRAEWIGWPFGRWSGVPRTDAFTSVPAEPARIPSAARGGAHG; encoded by the coding sequence ATGAACACCGAAGGACAGCTCGCGGAGCGCGACCGCTCCCAGGGCTCCGAGAAGGAGCGCGAGGGGCGGTCGCGCTCTTCGCATGCCTCCGCGCGGACCGGGGAGCCCCCGGCCGCCGGGCGGTCGCCGCACCGGCTGTGGGGCTGGCTGACCGGCGGCGGGCGCTGGCGGCGGGCGGCGCTGCTCGCGACCGCGTGTGCCGCGTTCGTGCTGCTGGTGAGCGGCTTTGTGCTGCAGCCGTTCCTGATCCCGAGCGGTTCCATGGAGAGCACCCTCCGCCCCGGGGACCGGGTGCTTGTGAACAAGCTCGCCTACCGTTTCGGGGACGATCCGCGCCGCGGCGACGTTGTCGTGTTCGATGGAGCCGGCTCCTTCGGCGAGGAGGAGCCGTCCGGGAATCCGGTGACGGGTCTGCTGCGCGAGGCGGCCGCGGCGGTCGGGCTGGCCGAACCGGCCGAGTCCGACTACGTCAAGCGCGTGGTGGGCATCGGTGGTGACCGGGTCACCTGCTGCGACGAGCGGGGGAGGATCGAGGTGAACGGTCAACCGGTGGACGAGCACTATCTGCACCCCGGGGACAGCCCCTCGCGGGTGCCCTTCGACATCGTCGTGCCCGAGGGACGGCTGTGGGTCATGGGCGATCACCGCGACGCCTCCCGGGACTCGCGCGACTATCTGGGCGCCCCGGGCGGGGGCACGGTCCCCGTCGACAAGGTGATCGGCCGCGCCGAATGGATCGGCTGGCCGTTCGGCCGCTGGTCCGGCGTACCCCGGACGGACGCCTTCACGAGCGTGCCCGCGGAGCCCGCCCGCATACCGTCCGCTGCCCGCGGTGGTGCCCATGGGTAA
- the rplS gene encoding 50S ribosomal protein L19 — translation MSHLLDTVDSASLRSDIPTFRPGDTVNVHVRVIEGNRSRVQQFKGVVIRRQGSGVRETFTVRKVSFSVGVERTFPVHTPIVEKIEVVTRGDVRRAKLYYLRDLRGKAAKIKEKRES, via the coding sequence ATGTCTCACCTGCTCGACACCGTCGACTCCGCGTCGCTGCGCAGCGACATCCCGACCTTCCGCCCCGGCGACACGGTCAACGTCCACGTCCGCGTCATCGAGGGCAACCGCTCCCGTGTCCAGCAGTTCAAGGGCGTCGTCATCCGCCGCCAGGGCTCCGGTGTCCGCGAGACCTTCACCGTCCGCAAGGTGAGCTTCAGCGTCGGTGTGGAGCGCACCTTCCCGGTGCACACCCCGATCGTCGAGAAGATCGAGGTCGTCACCCGCGGTGATGTGCGCCGGGCGAAGCTGTACTACCTGCGCGACCTCCGCGGCAAGGCCGCCAAGATCAAGGAGAAGCGCGAGAGCTGA
- the lepB gene encoding signal peptidase I, translated as MSGAQGVGGGKPRRTPGSVLSGLAVAVGCVLFLGGFVWGAVLYKPYTVPTDSMTPTIGKGARVLAERVDGGDVRRGDVVVFRDQVWGDLPMVKRVIGVGGDRVECCDKQGRLRVNGKVLEEPYLRSGEQASASVFSTTVPKNRLFLMGDHRSDSLDSRVHLTDEAGGAVERGAVDARVDATAWPLGSWGTVGRPDAFKALPGGISQPGPLGPILIAVIVGAVLILAGAAHGPIARRRAGGGARRDQAAKGKVAASG; from the coding sequence ATGAGCGGAGCCCAAGGGGTGGGGGGCGGCAAGCCGCGGCGCACGCCCGGCAGCGTGCTGTCCGGGCTGGCGGTGGCCGTCGGCTGTGTGCTGTTCCTCGGAGGCTTCGTCTGGGGCGCGGTGCTCTACAAGCCGTACACGGTCCCCACCGACTCCATGACGCCGACGATCGGCAAGGGCGCCCGGGTGCTGGCGGAGCGGGTCGACGGCGGCGACGTGCGCCGCGGCGATGTGGTGGTCTTCCGCGACCAGGTGTGGGGCGACCTGCCCATGGTGAAGCGGGTCATCGGGGTCGGCGGCGACCGGGTCGAGTGCTGTGACAAGCAGGGCCGGCTGCGGGTGAACGGCAAGGTCCTCGAGGAACCGTATCTGCGCTCGGGGGAGCAGGCGTCCGCCTCGGTCTTCTCCACCACCGTGCCCAAGAACCGGCTGTTTCTGATGGGCGACCATCGCAGCGACTCCCTGGACTCGCGGGTGCACCTCACCGACGAGGCGGGCGGCGCCGTGGAGCGCGGCGCGGTGGACGCCCGGGTGGACGCCACCGCCTGGCCGCTGGGGTCCTGGGGGACCGTGGGGCGGCCCGACGCCTTCAAGGCGCTGCCGGGCGGGATCTCGCAGCCGGGGCCGCTGGGGCCGATCCTGATCGCGGTCATCGTGGGCGCGGTGCTGATCCTGGCGGGCGCGGCGCACGGGCCGATCGCCCGGCGCAGGGCGGGCGGCGGCGCCCGGCGGGACCAGGCGGCGAAGGGGAAGGTGGCCGCGAGTGGCTGA
- a CDS encoding NUDIX hydrolase has product MAEGHGGAERTGADERRLRKVARVVLLDPQDRILLLHGFEPDDPTSTWWFTPGGGLEGQESREEAALRELAEETGITDVRLGPLLWRRICSFPFAGRRWDQDEWYYLCRTQQTPARAGAGLTELERRSVAGLRWWTADELATATEPVYPTRLPELLRTLLVEGPPSAPVILETERV; this is encoded by the coding sequence GTGGCTGAAGGGCACGGCGGAGCGGAGCGGACCGGAGCGGACGAGCGGCGGCTGCGGAAGGTCGCCCGGGTGGTGCTGCTGGATCCGCAGGACCGGATCCTGCTGCTGCACGGCTTCGAACCGGACGATCCGACCTCGACCTGGTGGTTCACCCCGGGCGGCGGTCTGGAGGGCCAGGAGAGCCGCGAGGAGGCCGCGCTCCGCGAGCTCGCGGAGGAGACCGGGATCACCGATGTGCGGCTCGGCCCGCTGCTGTGGCGGCGGATCTGCTCCTTCCCGTTCGCCGGGCGGCGCTGGGACCAGGACGAGTGGTACTACCTGTGTCGTACCCAACAGACGCCGGCGCGCGCCGGCGCCGGGCTGACGGAGCTGGAGCGGCGGAGCGTGGCCGGTCTGCGCTGGTGGACGGCGGATGAGCTGGCCACGGCGACGGAGCCGGTGTACCCGACACGGCTGCCGGAGCTGTTGCGTACGCTGCTCGTCGAGGGACCCCCGAGTGCACCGGTGATCCTGGAGACTGAGCGCGTCTGA
- the lepB gene encoding signal peptidase I translates to MRSFWKELPILVVIALALALLIKTFLVQAFSIPSDSMQDTLQRGDRVLVDKLTPWFGSEPERGEVVVFHDPGGWLGESQTKSSGPVAEGIQKALSFIGLMPSAEEKDLIKRVIAVGGDTVSCKRGGKVMVNGKPLDEPYIFPGNTPCDEKPFGPIKVPEGRIWVMGDHRQDSLDSRYHQNLNNGTVSVDDVVGRAIVIAWPINRWTTLSVPSTFDQPGLSAAAAMAPSALGFAGALPIVLWRRRRLIAKVRTEAESRPERLTADC, encoded by the coding sequence GTGCGCTCCTTCTGGAAGGAGCTGCCGATCCTGGTCGTCATCGCGCTGGCTCTGGCGCTGCTGATCAAGACCTTCCTGGTGCAGGCGTTCTCGATCCCGTCCGACTCGATGCAGGACACCCTGCAGCGGGGCGACCGGGTGCTGGTGGACAAGCTCACCCCGTGGTTCGGCTCCGAGCCGGAGCGCGGCGAGGTGGTCGTCTTCCACGACCCGGGCGGCTGGCTCGGCGAGTCGCAGACCAAGAGCTCCGGCCCGGTCGCCGAGGGCATCCAGAAGGCGCTCAGCTTCATCGGGCTGATGCCGTCGGCGGAGGAGAAGGACCTGATCAAGCGGGTCATCGCGGTCGGCGGGGACACCGTCTCCTGCAAGCGCGGCGGCAAGGTGATGGTCAACGGCAAGCCGCTGGACGAGCCGTACATCTTCCCCGGGAACACCCCCTGTGACGAGAAGCCGTTCGGCCCGATCAAGGTGCCCGAGGGCCGGATCTGGGTGATGGGCGACCACCGACAGGACTCGCTGGACTCCCGCTACCACCAGAACCTGAACAACGGCACGGTCTCGGTGGACGACGTCGTCGGGCGCGCGATCGTCATCGCCTGGCCGATCAACCGCTGGACCACCCTGTCGGTGCCGAGCACCTTCGACCAGCCGGGTCTGAGCGCGGCCGCCGCGATGGCCCCCTCGGCCCTGGGGTTCGCGGGTGCGCTGCCGATCGTGCTGTGGCGCCGCCGCCGGCTGATCGCCAAGGTCCGTACGGAGGCCGAGAGCCGGCCGGAGCGGTTGACTGCCGACTGCTGA
- the lepB gene encoding signal peptidase I, translated as MGKRGRPRARARQAPPPAGVDLGAPRPPGERRVGGRAERRKIQRRIKRRRRRSAVKEIPILVGVALVIALVLKTFLVQAFVIPSGSMEQTIRIGDRVLVDKFTPWFGSKPERGDVVVFKDPGGWLDDERKPPKDDPPVIKQGKEFLTFIGLLPSSDEQDLIKRVVAVGGDTVECCDTNGKVTVNGTPLNEPYLHPGNPPSQKQFKVTVPQGRMFVMGDHRSNSADSRVHLDEPYQGTVPDNMVVGRAVVIAWPFGHMRRLEEPGTYASVKDAPSGATQAEGSAHRLSPMDQQGMVQLPTPAELPLVMGVVILRRSWGRRQSGVRSGCGGFGGRRTIRSRRAREAARDGGGAPHGRDGRGARSRCTHERGGCRAQGVGPTRSRWRAGTLRSPGRSRRG; from the coding sequence ATGGGTAAGCGCGGGCGTCCTCGTGCCAGGGCGCGCCAGGCCCCTCCGCCCGCCGGCGTCGACCTGGGCGCTCCCCGTCCGCCGGGCGAGCGCCGGGTGGGCGGCCGTGCGGAGCGGCGCAAGATCCAGCGCCGTATCAAGCGCAGGCGGCGCCGTTCGGCCGTCAAGGAGATACCGATCCTGGTGGGCGTGGCGCTGGTGATCGCGCTCGTCCTGAAGACCTTCCTGGTGCAGGCGTTCGTCATCCCGTCCGGCTCGATGGAGCAGACCATCCGGATCGGCGACCGGGTGCTGGTGGACAAGTTCACCCCGTGGTTCGGCTCGAAGCCGGAGCGCGGCGATGTGGTGGTGTTCAAGGATCCCGGCGGGTGGCTGGACGACGAGCGGAAGCCGCCCAAGGACGACCCGCCGGTCATCAAGCAGGGCAAGGAGTTCCTGACCTTCATCGGGCTGCTGCCGTCCTCCGACGAGCAGGACCTGATCAAGCGGGTGGTCGCGGTGGGCGGCGACACGGTCGAGTGCTGCGATACGAACGGTAAGGTCACCGTCAACGGGACGCCGCTGAACGAACCGTATCTGCACCCGGGCAACCCGCCGTCGCAGAAGCAGTTCAAGGTGACGGTCCCTCAGGGGCGGATGTTCGTGATGGGTGATCACCGGTCCAACTCGGCGGACTCCCGGGTCCATCTGGACGAGCCGTACCAGGGCACGGTGCCGGACAACATGGTGGTCGGCCGCGCCGTGGTGATCGCTTGGCCGTTCGGGCACATGCGGCGGCTCGAGGAGCCGGGCACCTACGCCTCGGTGAAGGACGCGCCGAGTGGGGCGACACAGGCCGAGGGCTCGGCACATAGGCTGTCCCCCATGGATCAGCAAGGAATGGTCCAGCTCCCGACCCCTGCGGAACTCCCGCTCGTTATGGGAGTGGTGATCCTGCGCCGTTCGTGGGGCAGGCGGCAGTCAGGCGTGAGGAGTGGATGTGGGGGATTTGGCGGTCGGCGCACGATCCGGTCACGAAGAGCCCGAGAGGCAGCCCGGGACGGGGGCGGAGCACCCCACGGACGGGACGGACGAGGCGCCCGAAGCCGGTGCACCCACGAACGGGGCGGCTGCCGCGCCCAGGGCGTCGGACCCACACGGAGCCGATGGCGGGCCGGAACCCTCCGATCCCCCGGACGGTCCCGGCGCGGCTGA
- the rimM gene encoding ribosome maturation factor RimM (Essential for efficient processing of 16S rRNA): protein MQLVVARIGRAHGIKGEVTVEVRTDEPELRLGPGAVLATEPASAGPLTIESGRVHSGRLLLRFDGVRDRSAAEALRNILLIAEVDPEELPEDPEEFYDHQLIDLDVVTVDGTEVGRISEISHLPYQDLLVVKRPDGGEALIPFVSEVVPEIDLEAQRAVIDPPPGLLDEAEAEIAGSRDEEPAGSRKDEAEGGRKSAAADSGETAGDDRKGDTAGGRGDESS, encoded by the coding sequence GTGCAGTTGGTTGTCGCGCGGATCGGCCGTGCCCATGGCATCAAGGGCGAGGTCACCGTCGAGGTGCGGACGGACGAGCCGGAGCTGCGGCTCGGCCCGGGCGCCGTGCTGGCCACCGAGCCCGCCTCGGCCGGGCCGCTGACCATCGAGTCCGGCCGGGTGCACAGCGGCCGGCTGCTGCTGCGCTTCGACGGCGTACGCGACCGCAGCGCCGCGGAGGCGCTGCGCAACATCCTGCTGATCGCCGAGGTCGACCCGGAGGAACTCCCCGAGGATCCCGAGGAGTTCTACGACCATCAGCTGATCGACCTCGATGTGGTCACCGTGGACGGCACGGAGGTCGGGCGGATCTCCGAGATCTCCCATCTGCCGTACCAGGACCTGCTGGTCGTGAAGCGCCCCGACGGGGGTGAGGCTCTGATCCCGTTCGTCTCCGAGGTCGTGCCGGAGATCGATCTGGAGGCGCAGCGCGCCGTGATCGACCCGCCGCCGGGCCTGCTCGACGAGGCCGAGGCGGAGATCGCGGGCAGCCGTGACGAGGAGCCCGCGGGCAGCCGTAAGGACGAGGCCGAGGGCGGCCGTAAGAGCGCGGCCGCGGACAGCGGTGAGACCGCGGGCGACGACCGTAAGGGCGACACCGCGGGCGGCCGTGGGGATGAGTCGTCATGA